In the genome of Danio rerio strain Tuebingen ecotype United States chromosome 23, GRCz12tu, whole genome shotgun sequence, one region contains:
- the pcmtd2a gene encoding protein-L-isoaspartate O-methyltransferase domain-containing protein 2a, translated as MGGAVSAGEDNDELIDNLKEAQYIRSNLVEHAFRAIDRADYYLEEFRDSAYKDLAWRHGNIHLSAPCIYSEVMEALDLQPGLSFLNLGSGTGYLSTMVGLILGPFGVNHGVELHEDVIEYAYQKLDFFIKTNDSFDRFDFCEPSFVVGNCLEIAPESRQYDRVYCGAGVQREHEDYMKKLLKIGGILVLPLEEKLTKITRTGYNTWETRKIIAVSFAPLVLPKHRENGKPRAVSLPAMFEVRSLQDLSRINIRHILKKYGSGSLPQPRRTGLKRRSHRSQKREHRDTPLLTNSYLFMSRLIPGPMDNNNNQSSTDNEDEDEDLRRVCELEEKEENERRKEGSVLVMDTPVNLLRERILGLPLPEPLKMYLLYYREK; from the exons ATGGGGGGCGCAGTCAGTGCTGGAGAGGACAATGATGAGTTGATAGACAACCTGAAAGAGGCCCAGTACATCCGCTCAAATCTGGTAGAGCATGCCTTCAGGGCCATCGATCGTGCGGACTACTATCTGGAAGAGTTTCGTGACAGCGCCTACAAGGATCTGGCCTGGAGACACGGCAACATCCACCTCTCTGCGCCCTGCATCTACTCTGAGGTGATGGAGGCTCTGGATCTGCAGCCGGGCCTGTCCTTTCTCAACCTGGGCAGCGGCACAGGCTACCTCAGCACCATGGTGGGACTTATACTGG GGCCATTTGGTGTGAATCATGGTGTTGAATTGCATGAAGATGTTATAGAGTATGCGTATCAGAAGCTGGACTTCTTCATCAAGACCAATGATAGTTTTGACAG GTTTGATTTCTGCGAGCCCTCCTTCGTGGTGGGCAACTGTCTGGAGATTGCGCCAGAAAGCAGACAGTATGACAGGGTTTACTGTGGCGCAGGAGTCCAGAGGGAACACGAAGACTACATGAAGAAGCTGCTTAAGATTGGAGGAATCCTAGTACTGCCACTGGAAGAAAAG CTTACTAAAATTACTCGGACAGGATATAACACATGGGAAACGAGAAAGATAATCGCTGTATCCTTCGCACCACTTGTGCTCCCAAAACACAGGGAAAATGGCAAACCCAGAGCAGTCTCTCTAC ctgcCATGTTCGAGGTGCGGAGTCTTCAAGATTTGTCCCGCATCAACATCCGTCACATTCTAAAGAAATACGGATCCGGATCCTTGCCACAACCTCGGAGAACTGGTCTAAAGCGAAGAAGTCATCGCTCTCAGAAACGCGAGCACCGCGACACCCCTCTCCTGACCAACAGTTATCTGTTCATGAGCCGCTTGATTCCAGGACCAatggacaacaacaacaaccagtcCTCCACAGAcaatgaggatgaagatgaagaccTCCGGAGGGTCTGTGAACTAGAGGAGAAAGAAGAAAACGAGAGGAGGAAAGAGGGCAGCGTTTTGGTGATGGACACCCCAGTAAACCTCCTAAGGGAGAGGATCCTCGGTCTGCCTTTGCCAGAGCCTCTTAAGATGTATCTCCTCTACTACAGAGAGAAGTAA